In Methylovirgula sp., a single genomic region encodes these proteins:
- a CDS encoding amidase, with protein sequence MNGTSTPRRFLERSLEIAATAEPDIRAFEVLDIEGARRQTDASSDRWRAGRPHSSIDGMPLGIKDVIETIGLPTGMGSPLFSGWQSGRDAASVFALREAGGVILGKTVTTEFAATEPGATRNPWDFNRTPGGSSSGSAAATGAGIIGAGLGTQVIGSIIRPASYCGCVGYKPTVGALNRGGSHDYMSQSCLGVLGASLPDTWQVALELVRRSGGDPGFAPLSGTFQALSPTRPKALAMLETAGWTRASDASKVQLNEFLRTLERTGVRILHRSSLPLLQEIEDAISDSLRLSQIINAWESRWPLNTYAERDKEKLSAAMQKRLVEAESMSLADYVAALEKRHRVRSLYARLAADCGACLTLSAPGAALLGLASTGDPIFAVVASLLGVPALSLPLLEEARLPLGLQLIGYARRDADLISIASWVRDAAAQAA encoded by the coding sequence GTGAACGGCACCTCTACGCCGCGCCGCTTCCTGGAGCGTTCCCTTGAGATCGCTGCCACGGCGGAGCCGGATATTCGCGCGTTCGAAGTTCTCGACATTGAGGGCGCCCGCCGGCAGACCGATGCCTCGTCCGACAGATGGCGCGCCGGACGCCCTCATTCATCCATCGACGGCATGCCGCTCGGGATCAAGGACGTCATCGAAACCATCGGCCTGCCGACCGGCATGGGCTCGCCTTTGTTCTCTGGTTGGCAATCCGGCCGGGATGCCGCGAGTGTTTTCGCACTTCGCGAAGCGGGCGGCGTGATCCTGGGCAAAACCGTAACCACCGAATTCGCCGCGACCGAACCCGGCGCGACGCGCAATCCATGGGACTTCAATCGAACGCCCGGCGGCTCAAGCAGCGGGTCTGCGGCAGCAACAGGCGCCGGCATCATAGGCGCTGGCCTTGGAACCCAGGTCATTGGATCGATCATCCGGCCAGCGAGCTATTGCGGCTGCGTGGGATACAAGCCAACTGTCGGGGCCTTAAATCGCGGCGGAAGCCACGATTACATGAGCCAAAGCTGCCTTGGTGTACTGGGCGCAAGTCTCCCGGATACCTGGCAAGTGGCGCTTGAACTTGTTCGACGCTCGGGAGGTGATCCCGGCTTCGCGCCCTTAAGCGGAACCTTTCAGGCGTTAAGCCCTACCAGGCCCAAGGCACTTGCCATGCTCGAAACGGCGGGTTGGACACGGGCATCGGACGCTTCGAAGGTCCAGCTCAATGAATTCTTGAGGACGCTCGAACGTACGGGCGTTCGGATTTTACACCGTTCATCCCTGCCCTTATTGCAGGAAATTGAAGACGCAATCTCCGACTCCCTTCGTCTTTCGCAGATTATCAACGCGTGGGAATCTCGCTGGCCCCTGAACACATATGCCGAGCGCGACAAGGAAAAGCTCAGCGCCGCAATGCAAAAGCGGCTTGTTGAGGCAGAGTCCATGTCCCTTGCAGATTATGTGGCGGCGCTCGAAAAGCGCCACAGGGTTCGTTCGCTTTATGCGCGCTTGGCCGCGGATTGCGGCGCTTGCCTCACACTCTCGGCTCCGGGGGCAGCGCTACTTGGACTTGCGTCAACGGGAGATCCAATCTTCGCTGTCGTTGCGTCCTTGCTTGGTGTCCCGGCGCTGTCCCTTCCATTGCTTGAAGAGGCGCGCTTACCTCTCGGCTTGCAGTTAATTGGATATGCTCGCCGAGATGCCGATCTGATATCCATTGCGTCGTGGGTGCGGGACGCCGCTGCGCAAGCTGCGTAA